One window of Phycisphaeraceae bacterium genomic DNA carries:
- a CDS encoding competence/damage-inducible protein A: protein MAVKSESVAIVSIGDELAIGQSLDTNSKWLSGKLTERGLTVVEHVTVPDDLERLVATLRRLTQTCSKIVVTGGLGPTEDDLTREAVGLLLGERLVEDSESLEAIRAWFAAAKRTMPERNRVQALRPESGVHLSNPNGTAPGLRVLFEGTTIWCLPGPPGEMHPMFERVVDTEIQPPEGRKIRTMVFQTIGVGESDVAGRLGPLMSRGRNPLVGTTASAGIVSVRVRYEGGDTEDEVARLLDQTSAAVRDAVGDLVFAEGGGSLAEIALEKLRRVGGRLATVESCTGGMLGQSLTAVAGSSDVYVGGWVTYSNEMKSRLVGVDRGVIERHGAVSREVACEMAIGGLSRSDADHCLAITGVAGPGGGTAEKPVGTVWIGLASREGGVDCRRFQMRGERDSVRQWSVSSALGMLVLRLDGRSGVRLLRQAEA, encoded by the coding sequence ATGGCTGTGAAATCAGAGAGCGTGGCGATTGTGTCGATCGGCGACGAACTGGCGATCGGACAGTCGCTTGACACTAACTCGAAGTGGTTGAGCGGGAAGCTGACCGAACGCGGACTGACGGTTGTTGAGCATGTGACTGTGCCGGATGACCTGGAGCGGCTGGTCGCGACCCTCAGGCGTCTGACGCAGACGTGCTCGAAGATCGTGGTCACGGGGGGGCTCGGTCCGACAGAGGATGATCTGACGAGGGAGGCGGTGGGCTTGCTCCTCGGTGAGCGGTTGGTAGAGGATTCTGAGTCGCTGGAGGCGATCCGAGCGTGGTTCGCGGCGGCGAAGCGGACGATGCCGGAGCGGAACCGGGTGCAGGCGCTGAGGCCTGAGTCGGGCGTTCACCTCTCGAATCCGAATGGCACAGCTCCCGGGCTGCGAGTCTTGTTTGAAGGGACGACGATCTGGTGTCTTCCGGGGCCACCGGGAGAGATGCACCCGATGTTCGAGCGGGTTGTTGATACGGAGATTCAGCCGCCTGAAGGCCGGAAGATCCGGACGATGGTGTTTCAGACCATCGGCGTGGGTGAGTCGGATGTGGCGGGTCGGCTCGGTCCGCTCATGAGCAGGGGTCGCAATCCGCTGGTTGGAACGACGGCTTCAGCCGGGATTGTGAGCGTCAGGGTGAGGTATGAGGGTGGGGATACCGAGGATGAAGTGGCGCGGCTGCTCGATCAGACGTCGGCGGCGGTTCGCGACGCCGTGGGAGATCTGGTCTTTGCTGAGGGAGGGGGCTCACTGGCCGAGATTGCTCTGGAGAAGCTGCGGCGCGTGGGTGGTCGGCTGGCGACGGTTGAGAGTTGCACGGGTGGGATGCTGGGCCAGAGTCTGACGGCGGTCGCGGGCTCGTCGGATGTGTACGTCGGGGGGTGGGTGACTTACAGCAACGAGATGAAGAGTCGGCTTGTCGGGGTCGATCGGGGTGTGATCGAGAGGCACGGGGCGGTCAGCCGCGAGGTCGCTTGTGAGATGGCGATTGGTGGGCTGTCTCGGTCGGATGCGGATCATTGCCTGGCGATCACCGGGGTTGCCGGGCCTGGGGGTGGGACGGCGGAGAAGCCGGTCGGGACGGTGTGGATCGGGCTTGCATCGCGCGAGGGAGGAGTCGATTGTCGTCGATTCCAGATGCGGGGGGAGCGGGACTCTGTCCGTCAGTGGTCGGTGTCGAGCGCGCTCGGGATGCTGGTGCTCCGCCTTGATGGGCGGAGCGGGGTGCGGCTCTTGCGTCAGGCCGAGGCGTAG
- the def gene encoding peptide deformylase: protein MSLDPETLSIVNYPADVLRRRATEITSITDEVRHVARRMISLMHEAEGIGLAAPQVGLSWRMFVAHVPEDPEDGRSASAAPVTATLSPTVYINPVLSEPEGIVEPYDEGCLSLPNISGEVLRPPRITITALDLEGRQFSVRAEGLLARCWQHETDHLDGVLILDRMSQLSRLRARRAIKDLERAAH, encoded by the coding sequence ATGTCCCTTGATCCCGAAACACTCTCAATCGTCAACTACCCGGCAGACGTGCTGCGTCGCCGGGCCACCGAAATCACCTCCATTACCGACGAAGTCCGCCACGTCGCACGCAGGATGATCTCGCTCATGCACGAGGCCGAGGGGATCGGTCTCGCCGCGCCGCAGGTCGGGCTCTCCTGGCGCATGTTCGTCGCCCATGTACCAGAGGACCCCGAAGACGGACGCTCCGCCTCGGCCGCACCAGTCACCGCGACCCTAAGCCCCACGGTCTACATCAACCCCGTCCTCTCCGAGCCCGAGGGGATCGTCGAACCCTACGACGAGGGCTGCCTCTCCCTCCCGAATATCTCTGGCGAAGTCCTCCGCCCCCCCCGGATCACGATCACGGCACTCGATCTTGAGGGACGCCAGTTCTCTGTCCGGGCCGAAGGGCTCCTGGCACGCTGCTGGCAGCACGAAACCGACCACCTCGACGGCGTCCTGATCCTCGACCGGATGTCACAACTCTCACGGCTCCGCGCTCGCCGCGCCATCAAAGACCTCGAACGGGCCGCACACTGA
- the pyk gene encoding pyruvate kinase, translating to MNATQESRQGGARPIAARIVATLGPASESSEVVAKLILAGITVFRLNFSHGEFAAHLARLQTVRNVAHRLGRPTAVMGDLQGPKIRVGKVAAPGLMLEAGQDVVFRVDMKEAAVEKGVVVLPTTYAAMVGEVAPGQRVLINDGAIRMLAVEADLGRGELRARVTNGGLVTSGKGINLPESDVKAPAITERDWVCVEWAVENGLDFLALSFVREASEVLELKERLSGMCSVRYDVDKSGQGASIPVIAKIEKPQAVANLDSIVQAADAVMVARGDLGVEMDIAKVPVVQHRILAACGQWGKPCIVATQMLETMTENASPTRAEASDVANAIFDGADAVMLSGETAVGRHPVLVVETMRRIIEAAEEQVLSEFRDAKPPTRMIEQRYRTAALAHGAWYLARDLQAKAIVCWSESGGSARYLSQTGFAVPILAYSSSGRSTRRMGLLRGVTAIECKPPPTGRLGDWATLVEKDLLARGWVKPGDSVILMAGKPLGVARVVDSMAVMTIGDPTSGFRA from the coding sequence ATGAACGCTACGCAGGAGTCACGCCAAGGGGGGGCTCGGCCAATCGCTGCGCGGATCGTCGCCACGCTCGGTCCGGCGAGCGAGTCGTCGGAGGTTGTTGCGAAGCTCATCCTGGCGGGAATCACGGTCTTTCGGCTGAACTTCTCGCATGGCGAGTTTGCGGCACATCTCGCGCGGCTTCAGACAGTGAGGAATGTCGCGCACCGGCTGGGGCGCCCGACTGCGGTGATGGGCGATCTGCAGGGGCCGAAGATACGTGTCGGGAAGGTCGCTGCTCCGGGGCTGATGCTGGAAGCGGGCCAGGATGTCGTGTTCCGGGTTGATATGAAAGAGGCGGCGGTAGAGAAGGGCGTTGTCGTGTTGCCGACGACGTATGCCGCGATGGTGGGAGAGGTGGCTCCGGGCCAGCGGGTGCTGATCAATGACGGTGCGATTCGGATGCTCGCGGTGGAGGCGGATCTCGGTCGTGGCGAGTTGCGGGCACGGGTGACGAATGGCGGGCTCGTGACGAGCGGGAAGGGGATCAATCTTCCGGAGAGCGATGTCAAGGCGCCGGCGATCACGGAGCGCGACTGGGTGTGTGTGGAGTGGGCGGTCGAGAACGGGTTGGACTTTCTCGCGCTGTCGTTCGTGCGAGAGGCGAGTGAGGTTCTGGAACTCAAGGAACGGCTGTCGGGCATGTGCTCCGTGCGGTACGACGTTGACAAGTCCGGGCAGGGGGCTTCGATCCCGGTGATCGCAAAGATTGAGAAGCCGCAGGCGGTCGCGAATCTCGATTCGATCGTGCAGGCGGCGGACGCGGTGATGGTCGCGAGAGGTGACCTCGGCGTAGAGATGGACATCGCGAAGGTGCCGGTGGTTCAGCACAGGATTCTCGCGGCGTGCGGGCAGTGGGGGAAGCCGTGCATCGTCGCGACCCAGATGCTCGAGACGATGACAGAGAACGCCTCGCCGACTCGCGCTGAGGCGAGCGATGTTGCGAACGCGATCTTCGACGGGGCGGATGCGGTGATGCTGTCTGGCGAGACGGCGGTGGGCAGGCATCCGGTGCTGGTTGTCGAGACGATGCGGAGGATCATCGAGGCGGCCGAGGAGCAGGTTCTCAGCGAGTTCCGCGATGCGAAGCCGCCGACACGGATGATCGAGCAGAGGTATCGGACGGCGGCGCTGGCGCACGGCGCCTGGTACCTTGCCCGTGACCTCCAGGCGAAGGCGATCGTCTGCTGGTCTGAGAGCGGCGGGAGCGCGCGTTACCTTTCGCAGACAGGGTTTGCGGTTCCGATTCTGGCGTACTCGTCGAGCGGACGATCGACGAGACGGATGGGGCTGCTCCGTGGGGTGACGGCGATCGAGTGCAAGCCGCCACCGACCGGGCGGCTCGGCGATTGGGCGACGCTGGTGGAGAAGGACCTGCTGGCTCGCGGATGGGTCAAGCCGGGTGATTCGGTGATTCTCATGGCGGGGAAGCCGCTGGGCGTCGCGCGAGTCGTTGATTCGATGGCGGTGATGACGATCGGGGATCCGACGAGCGGTTTCCGTGCGTGA
- the kdsB gene encoding 3-deoxy-manno-octulosonate cytidylyltransferase, whose amino-acid sequence MGSGAGAVVLIPARLGSTRFPGKVLASKTGRPLIWHVATRAARVQGIARVVVATDSEQVAAVVRSFDIETVLTGEHPNGTSRLAEAAARLGLPDESLIVNVQGDEPEIDPETIQAAADALVGTGAEVGTVASPLGPDEDPANPNIVKAVVGCTGLALYFSRALVPHDRDAGLGVADDGGAARPLKHVGIYAYRAGFLRTYATLPSTPLELTEKLEQLRVLEHGYRIGVAIRECHSQGIDTPEQYEAFVRRWWSKAESDPDS is encoded by the coding sequence ATGGGATCGGGAGCGGGTGCGGTTGTGTTGATTCCTGCCCGGCTCGGGTCGACGCGCTTTCCAGGGAAGGTGCTCGCGTCCAAGACCGGAAGGCCGCTGATCTGGCATGTCGCGACGAGGGCCGCGAGGGTTCAGGGTATCGCGAGGGTGGTTGTGGCGACGGACAGCGAGCAGGTGGCTGCGGTTGTTCGGTCGTTTGACATCGAGACGGTGCTGACGGGTGAACATCCCAACGGGACGAGCCGGCTGGCTGAGGCCGCGGCACGGCTGGGGCTTCCTGATGAGTCGCTGATCGTGAATGTCCAAGGGGATGAGCCGGAGATCGATCCGGAGACTATTCAAGCGGCTGCGGACGCGCTGGTTGGTACTGGGGCGGAAGTCGGCACGGTGGCATCGCCTCTCGGACCTGATGAGGATCCCGCGAACCCGAACATTGTGAAGGCGGTTGTGGGGTGTACGGGGCTTGCGCTGTATTTTTCGCGAGCATTGGTGCCGCATGATCGCGATGCAGGCCTGGGTGTGGCTGATGACGGGGGTGCTGCCCGTCCGCTGAAGCATGTGGGGATCTATGCGTATCGGGCGGGGTTTCTCCGGACGTATGCGACGCTTCCGTCGACGCCGCTTGAGCTGACAGAGAAACTAGAGCAGTTGCGGGTGCTTGAGCACGGGTACCGGATCGGGGTGGCGATCCGAGAGTGTCACTCACAGGGGATTGACACCCCGGAGCAGTACGAGGCATTTGTGCGGCGGTGGTGGTCGAAAGCGGAGAGTGATCCGGATTCGTGA
- a CDS encoding extracellular solute-binding protein, with amino-acid sequence MLARILVILAFLGIVGTPIAVRFGAKNAPDDRKDAARLIVVTPHVQQIMMEFDRLFDEWHTEKYGQRARIETRRPGGTSEILKILEAQFVAAGRAGKIRIGEDGSPVVERGAIDFDVMFGGGSYDHGRLKSGVKVRIGGGEDVIVPISEPVGFEQARLDEWFGENRIGSGFLYDPEQYWIGTALSSFGIVYNREVLARLGVPEPQSFEDLCDPRLAGWIALSDPRQSGSMTTSLDAILNYYGWERGWRVLMAMSANARSFTNMSTKPPIDVAQGEAAAGLAIDFYGRSQAQAVMRPGETSETSRVGFSDPAGAVYIDADPASVMRGGPQPEMARRFIEFCLTEEAQALWQFHATGSAAGKTNPTGWNGEPMGPRQYELRRMPVRRVMYEKHIHSFVDRVTPFESASSVETRGWRTAIPVMMGAFGIDSSREQREAWRAISRAKSEGSEVSPETIAEMERLFFAMPDHEMPDGSVLAFAPEHYRAIRESWRDPNHPGWLQRSELSYRRQFVANYRRVVELGTSGRVGDGR; translated from the coding sequence ATGCTCGCCCGGATTCTTGTCATCCTCGCGTTTCTCGGGATTGTCGGCACGCCGATCGCGGTTCGCTTTGGTGCGAAGAACGCGCCGGATGATCGCAAGGATGCCGCACGCCTGATTGTGGTGACGCCTCACGTGCAGCAGATCATGATGGAGTTTGATCGGCTGTTCGACGAATGGCATACGGAGAAGTACGGCCAACGTGCACGAATCGAGACGCGGCGTCCTGGGGGGACGAGCGAGATCCTGAAGATTCTCGAGGCCCAGTTCGTGGCCGCAGGTCGCGCGGGGAAGATCAGGATCGGTGAGGATGGTTCTCCGGTTGTGGAGCGAGGGGCGATCGATTTCGATGTGATGTTCGGGGGCGGGAGTTATGACCACGGTCGGCTCAAGAGCGGGGTCAAGGTCCGGATCGGCGGCGGTGAGGATGTGATCGTTCCGATCTCGGAGCCGGTGGGCTTCGAGCAGGCGCGGCTCGATGAGTGGTTCGGTGAGAACCGGATCGGCTCGGGGTTTCTGTACGACCCGGAGCAGTACTGGATCGGGACCGCGCTCTCCAGTTTCGGCATCGTGTACAACCGAGAGGTGCTTGCTCGGTTGGGTGTGCCTGAGCCACAGAGTTTCGAGGACCTCTGCGATCCGAGACTGGCGGGGTGGATCGCGTTGTCGGATCCGCGTCAGTCGGGGAGCATGACGACGTCTCTTGACGCGATTCTGAACTATTACGGCTGGGAGCGTGGGTGGCGTGTGCTGATGGCGATGTCGGCGAATGCGAGGTCATTCACGAACATGTCCACGAAGCCGCCGATCGATGTTGCGCAGGGGGAGGCGGCGGCGGGGCTCGCGATTGATTTCTACGGAAGATCGCAGGCACAGGCGGTGATGCGTCCCGGGGAGACATCGGAAACGAGCCGCGTCGGGTTCAGCGACCCGGCCGGAGCGGTGTACATCGATGCGGATCCGGCGTCGGTGATGCGGGGTGGTCCGCAGCCGGAGATGGCCCGGAGGTTCATCGAGTTTTGTCTGACCGAAGAGGCGCAGGCGCTTTGGCAGTTTCACGCGACGGGGAGCGCGGCCGGGAAGACCAATCCCACGGGCTGGAACGGAGAACCGATGGGGCCCCGTCAGTACGAGCTGCGTCGGATGCCTGTCCGGCGCGTGATGTATGAGAAGCACATCCACTCGTTCGTTGATCGTGTGACGCCGTTTGAATCGGCCTCGTCGGTTGAGACGAGGGGGTGGAGGACGGCGATTCCGGTGATGATGGGTGCGTTCGGCATCGACTCCAGCCGCGAGCAGCGTGAGGCGTGGCGTGCGATCTCTCGGGCCAAGTCCGAGGGGAGCGAGGTTTCCCCTGAGACGATCGCGGAGATGGAGAGGTTGTTCTTTGCGATGCCGGACCATGAGATGCCGGACGGCAGCGTGCTTGCATTTGCTCCCGAGCATTACAGAGCGATCCGTGAGAGTTGGCGTGATCCGAACCATCCGGGTTGGCTGCAGCGTTCGGAGTTGTCGTATCGTCGGCAGTTCGTTGCGAACTATCGGCGTGTGGTTGAGTTGGGGACTTCGGGGCGAGTCGGCGATGGGCGTTGA
- a CDS encoding tetratricopeptide repeat protein encodes MGLFGKKKDETSQASSATGTKPASEGAAAGSGTDPEPEKAQRFFDRAKTVHQTGSYEYAMQLWLQGLRFDPGSMSGLEGYFQSATLHAEKSGGKISKETAKVFDGKSPVEKFLLTVLAWSMKIKDASLAVKSTEAAAGLELAETAFWIGEKALVLSKGEAKPKKENFTRLLEAFAKVGAYDKAAEAGDVALRLDPGDGDLSGRVRNMSAQSTMAKGGFDQTGKAGGFRANIRDLDKQRQLEDADRIVKTEETIDRLIADSEEAYAKSPGDLAVIGTYAKRLRERGRPEDEETAFRVLSKAFDETKQFRFRQEMGDIRLRRASRALRKHEEAAAANPENAELVEKASQARTQFRKMEIEEYKLRVASYPTDLGLKYDLGRKYFESGQYEEAIALFQEAQSDPKLRGQVLGMLAECFLKIEWLDEAIQTYRRAIEVLGEMGSPTVLLELRYGLVIALQEKATKERDADSAVEGFRLASTIAIQQISYRDVRVRREQLKALVSELGGKL; translated from the coding sequence ATGGGCTTGTTTGGGAAGAAGAAGGACGAGACGTCGCAGGCGTCGTCAGCGACGGGCACGAAGCCGGCCTCCGAGGGGGCTGCGGCTGGGTCTGGTACGGACCCTGAGCCGGAGAAGGCGCAGCGGTTCTTTGATCGGGCCAAGACGGTCCATCAGACCGGGAGCTACGAGTACGCGATGCAGCTGTGGCTGCAGGGGTTGCGGTTTGATCCTGGGAGCATGTCGGGGCTGGAGGGGTACTTTCAGTCGGCGACGCTGCACGCGGAGAAATCCGGGGGGAAGATCAGCAAGGAGACGGCGAAGGTCTTTGACGGGAAGTCCCCGGTTGAGAAGTTCCTATTGACGGTGCTGGCGTGGTCCATGAAGATCAAGGATGCGTCGTTGGCGGTGAAGTCGACGGAGGCCGCGGCGGGGCTTGAGCTTGCGGAGACGGCATTCTGGATCGGCGAGAAGGCGCTGGTGCTGAGCAAGGGGGAGGCGAAGCCGAAGAAGGAGAACTTCACGCGGCTGCTGGAAGCGTTCGCGAAGGTTGGGGCGTACGACAAAGCGGCCGAGGCGGGTGATGTTGCGCTACGGCTCGATCCGGGTGATGGAGATCTGTCCGGACGTGTGCGGAATATGTCTGCGCAGTCGACGATGGCGAAGGGTGGGTTCGATCAGACGGGGAAGGCGGGGGGATTCCGGGCGAACATCAGGGATCTCGACAAGCAGCGTCAGTTGGAGGATGCGGACCGCATCGTCAAGACAGAGGAGACGATCGATCGCCTGATCGCGGATTCGGAGGAGGCGTACGCAAAATCTCCGGGTGATCTGGCGGTGATCGGAACGTACGCCAAGCGTCTGCGTGAGCGTGGTCGTCCAGAGGATGAGGAGACCGCGTTCAGAGTGCTGAGCAAGGCGTTCGACGAGACGAAGCAGTTCAGGTTCCGCCAGGAGATGGGGGATATCCGTCTGCGCAGGGCGTCGCGTGCGCTGAGAAAGCATGAGGAGGCGGCGGCGGCGAATCCCGAGAACGCCGAGCTTGTAGAGAAGGCGAGTCAGGCGCGGACCCAGTTTCGCAAGATGGAGATCGAGGAGTACAAGCTCCGCGTCGCGTCATACCCCACGGATCTCGGCCTGAAGTATGATCTCGGGCGGAAGTACTTTGAATCAGGGCAGTATGAGGAGGCGATCGCGCTGTTTCAGGAGGCGCAGAGCGATCCGAAGCTGCGCGGGCAGGTTCTGGGCATGCTCGCGGAGTGCTTCCTGAAGATCGAGTGGCTGGATGAGGCGATCCAGACATATCGGCGCGCGATCGAGGTTCTGGGTGAGATGGGTTCGCCGACCGTCCTGCTTGAGCTGAGATATGGTCTGGTGATTGCTCTGCAGGAGAAGGCGACGAAGGAGCGAGACGCGGATTCGGCGGTCGAGGGGTTTCGGCTTGCGTCTACGATCGCGATCCAACAGATCAGCTATCGCGACGTGAGAGTCCGGCGCGAGCAGTTGAAAGCACTCGTGAGCGAGCTCGGCGGGAAGTTGTGA